GTCGGGGGCTGATGGAGTTGTTGTCTCCGGTTTATTCGCATTCAGTTAGCCGACGATTGTTGAACCCGACAGACGTGCGCGCAgctcgatcgatcgatcgtcGAGCTTTACCCGTTTTTCCCACTGTGTTTTTTCGACAATTTCGCGTGCAAAGCGTGATCATTATTGCTCAAAAATTGCTTTTGTGTTTTGTCCAAGTGTGACGCAGTTTTTAGCAAAGGTTCTGTGGAACTGCGAACGAGATCAgcatataataaaaaaaacccttGTGAGTGAAAAGAAAGTGCCTGCGAAACGGAGTTGATTTAGAGTTGTGTACTAATCGAAAGGTGCCGCTGCGAAGTGAACGATCTTGTGAGAGtgaaattaaatcaaaacacaaaaaGTGAAGTTCAACAGCAGAGCGTTGTTTAAGAACCTGTAATTGAAAACGCACTTGAATACACACACCCATACAGGCaagaataatattaaaaataagccCAATAATGCGCCATACAACACGTTGTTGACCCTGAGCCAGAGCCTCGTGATTTTCCAAGAACAAGTAAACACCCCTCACAACCCAcctatacaaaaaaaaaaaccactcGATGATAGCAATTATTTAGCATAAGAATTTATGTTGCAGTTTATTGAACTCTTTGTGCCGCCTGTTTCTGGAAAAAACCGTTTGCGCCTTGCAGGGAGATTCTGCTACTTGACTTGGTGTTCCGGTTTTTGGTCACGCCCGGGATTTTCTCGAATTCTGCGAATCACTTACATACAGTGTACCAATAAGGCATCCATAAAAAACAtgatgtgtttgtttgtgaACATCAGTTTTcattgcaattgcaatgcGAAATTTCAAATCGATATTTGCGATTTATTTCACTTTGAATTGGCTTGCCTTGTCATGTGCCTCGTCCATAAAATGTGGctaataaacaaacaattatgAAATGACGGATTTTTTAAACTCTTTAGCGCCTTAGATACGAGtccaaataaacaatttgcaaCCAGACAACACTTTGAAGCTGTGAATTTGGTTATGACTCATCGAATTATGGCTATTGGTGCTCGCATGCTTAATCCTAAACTAGATTGACTCataatgttaaaaaaaagtgattAATAACGTTAAGAGATAAACACTTTTGAAATACTAACTATGTTCAGAAACTACCAAGTTTATTTAGTCGACCCAACTGTTTCTGTTTATCATGCCTTTCGACACAAATTTGATTGATTGTATATATCCCCACGATTAGTTTTTGGTCGTTAACATTTCCGAACTCTTCCTTTCGTCATGTCATATCTAATCTAGAATCGTAGACAACCGAAAAATTGTTGTTATCGTGCTAAAGCCATACGCTTCAAAATTAAAGTTAGTCAAAAGACTTTCGAAATCGGGCGTTGCATTTGCCTTGCAAACGGTGTGGTGAGGACAAGCTGCATTATCGTCagacgaaatagaaataagTGCTATAATATAGCTTTAGTACCCGCGCTATATGGTCGTGAACAATCAAGTGATTACTGATAAAAATTGAAGCAAATGggttgacaaacaaaatacttgTCAGGCAGATTTGGACGAGATAAgtgtgtatacatatgtatgtatatacgaTTACTCGCAGTGTATTTTAAGGAAGCATCTTGGAGGATGAACGTGCTCTGAGTGAATGATTCAAGTAAAAATTACTTATGAGACACCTGTGACTCACACACCTGAGAAAACAGACAGTGATACAAAATCGCGGAACTGAAAAGATCACAATGGAATCGAGGATCGCCTACATAAATTgcattcattcataaaaaagTACGATTTAATCGTTCTAGCCGCAGCATTTAGAAGGGGAATGTAATGTCATGAGATTCTGAATTCTAGAGAAacagattcagattcacgtAGAGTATTTCCCGTTTACGCTGGAATTACTTTTATATTCAGGGTCTTTTCGATCCACTCAATTAATGGGCAAACAATTAAGGGAACCTTTGCTGTTAATTGCAGCTATTATCTCTGTGAAtaagaaaccaaaaaacattttgttttagTGTATTAATTGATTACGGTAAACGTTGTGGAGCAACAAGGTGAAGTTTATTTCTCAATGGGAAATTTGTGGCACTATcttaaaatcattttcataCTTATGCcttaaaagtatttaaaagatttaATTTAAGATTTAATACCCTTTAACAATCCTTGATTTTGCATTATCAATTATTGATGTTTATTGAGCTgacttatttttaaaatttaattccgGTTTCATTCATTAAATAAAGGTGTGTTGAGAATAACTTCAGAACTTCCCTTTTTGAATTATCAGGTAGCTTAATGGAAAGTATATTTTGATTTCCAAGTGAATGTTATGAATAATCGATTTCTTGCTCGttcatttaaaagttattaatgCTAACAAAATGGCTATTAAGGCAGCAAGTCCAGCCGACGACAGACACGAATCGAAAATATTTGTGCGGTCCATTACGCTTGAGTTTGAGTTACTAATTCATAAGATAAACAAAGATCAACGCGCGTGCTccaaaaactaaaagatataaaaaaaaacactcgagAATCGATCTGCAGTTGCGAAAACGACAGGGTGCGGAAAGTTTTCGGTTGCCAAGTGAAACTCGACGGCAATGCAGGTCCAACTCGATCGGAATACAAGTCAGTCTCTGATGTCTGATGCCTGTCAAAGCCTAAAAACTGAAACGAGGCCAATGCACGCCACTTGTCGTCTGGGGTTTTTAGTTTGCCATGAACCGATCGGAgcactatatacatatatatatgtatataacatACACATGTTCATAACCAAGTTGCAAGTCGGGCTGCGGTTAATGACACCTGGGTTCGATCTTTCTGGGCAGTTATAGAGACTGATTCCGAGATGCCCGTTGCGTGTGAATGATTTTATTTGACGGGTTATTGTAATTTACACTTCAGACTTAATCCAAAAATCAACAGCAAACAACCATCTGTTGATTTTCGAAGCCGGAAAATGCGTATCCAAAATGAGGGGAATTGAACCCAAGCATCGTAAATCAGATTGAGATATTAATACCCAAAAGGTGATAATAAAAGTTTCCAAAATTCTCACAAATACTTCTTAAAAACTTGTAAGAGCATTAGAAATGTTAAGTTACTCAGGAATTTTCTATACCCATATATGTTATCATTCATTATTTACTTAAATGtagatacatatgtgcatTTTTAGCCTCGCAATATTTCGAACAATGCCAAGCTCAATTAAATGAAGTGGGAACTCGATTTGAATTTCTACTTAGCAAACACACGATAGAAATGGAATAATGAATAATATAATAGATCATGTTGATAAAAATACTCGTTTCTCTCCtgcaatgcaaaaaaaaaaacagagaaataaGCCAACTTTTTTACGCTTTTAAACTTTTCGGTGATTTTCCAGTGAGAGATTCTAGATAATGTTCATTTCgtcgtttattatattatatatgggcgtgtacatatatattttttactgcCACAAAACTCGTTTGGTTGTCGTAAAATCTTTTATGTGGTTAAAGAGAGGGAAAGGGATGACCGACAGGCGtattaaaagttaattaagtaaAGTGCATAAAGCGCAATCTTTCAAAAAGAAACCGCTGAGCTATAGCTCAATAGTTTAATCCAAAGCCTAGGAATGATTTCCATCTGAATTGTGGAAATGGGTTATGCATATGAATTTCAGTTTCgtttttattgtaattttgtTTGAAAGAATTCACCGCATTGCATGCATCGCTCGAGTGACTCGCGAAATTATACATTGTAATCCGATTGTTATTGTTCGCATTTCAGTTTTGGTGCtgaatttgtttttcactCTGTGCGGAAGTATTCGATCGCAAATTTTTTACCTGTGGCATGCGATATTTTTCTGTCAAATTAccaaaacaattcaatttcgaCCCAGTTCAAAGGTCAggttaaaagaaaattaaagaACTACAAATCCACAAAATGCTGTTTGCTTTGTCAGGTTTGCTTAACGAGATATTAATCGCAAACTTTTCACAGCCCATTAAAAAGACAGAGACAACTTAAATGATTTTCGCTGAAtgcttttaaattgtttaccCCAATTAATGACTCGGAAAAGGGTTGGTATATGGCAAGTGGAAGCTGACTAAGTGGCTAAGCTTTTATCCacaaattatgattttttcACTTTGCTTTAGCAAAAGTTGTTTGACTTGTTTCAAGGTAATTCACATTTATGTCAAgttaatttataattacagttaagttttaatttatagaGATTTTAAGTAAGAACACTTTATGCAGAAACTAAAAATAGCATAAAAGTGAGTTCGAAAAAATTGAAGTTTTGAAATTGTAAGGCAGAACTAAATTGGTTATAATACACTTTCTAGTGAAAAAGTTgtcataaaaagaaaaattttatATGGAATCACTGTTGCTTCTGAAATCCCATTAGCTTACCTAATTCCAATATTTCTCCAACCCCCCTCGTGGTGTGTTGTATAACGCATAACGCCATTCGAGTTGGAATGAGTTTCACGCATAAAACGTGTAGACATCAACAAATTGCATTACACGGCTTAAAGTAACAGTGACAACGAAAAGGTAGCAACAAAATGAGTGCTATTCATTTCAGCGCAGCTGATTGACATTCAATTACCAATGGCCCCACCCCCAACCCCTTTCACGTCATCGTAGCAAGTTTAATGAGTGTTGAGCGCTTTTCAATTCAACTGTCGTCGAATGCTTCGAATGCTATGAATGCTACGAATATATCTACGGCTTTATCAAAAGACAAACAATTGATCGATTGTCGCAGCTGGGTCTCACATGATCATGATTCGCTGTGGTCTATGAACTCAGGAGAAGCTAACACACGAATGTttaaatttcttcttttttcggTGTTAAACATATCTTTACAACCGGCAAACAATTGTCTTGGTTCTTGACACCTTAAAGTCAAATCAAATCGGGGAGTTAACTTATCTGCATTCAGAGATTAGGTTCGTAGAATGAACTTGGAGATAAACCAAAAAAGAGGTTTGAGCAACAAAACATTGTTAAGCTGGCGCAATGAAAGTAGTCATTTACGAATTAACTAGTAATAATAAACGCATTCGTCTGCACTTGATCACTTGGTCTCACGGCTCAGTTTGTTGAACTCTGTTTAGGGAGTTGTCCTTTATCAGCTCGTTTGAATTCAATTAGCAATCTTTTGATAAGAACTTACAAAACTGAATTAGTAATCTATTGATATGAGTTTACAAAACTGAATTTGCAATCTATTGATAAGATTGTAAGGAAGAGAAAACGCTGATAGCAAAGAGGCGAAGCTTGTGAGTAAAGGAGATTTTTCATcagcccaaaagtatgcttaTTGGCGAACCTTGGGTGGATTCCACGCCTCCCACCACTCAACGCACTCACCTGTGCAGAGAATGTGGCCTCAATTTGCAGAAACGCTTATCGTTCAAAGCGTTAAGTAAACGCAGGCAGGCAAACACGAGTACATGTGTAGCGAGGTTATCTTCGTGTGTGCACGGTGCAAGTTTAAAAAGTTTCAATTACTCCACCAACACACGCCcaccactcacacacacacacgcgacAGAAGTGCAAGGCTTGAGCAGGTGTCACAATACTGCAACAAGTTACAGTGGGACAAGAGTAGGCCACATTGAACTACATTAGTCCATgcttattatatattttctatcatattgttttcttcatttacattattaaaattaacacTGTCTATAAACTGCGCGTTAAGCTCCTTGAATGTCTGCGAAATAATGCGAACGGAATTTAAGCTGAACGGTATAGAATGAGATAACGGTTGctcataaattataaaatattcttgCAATTTTAATCTGATAATGTTGTGGACGCGCCTCTCGCCACCTGACCCACGGTGCACAAGAGAGCGCGTAAAGAGAGAGTTGGCGCTGTTTAATGGGGAGAGCAAAAGAGCGCCTAAAATAGTTAAAAATTGTCGCAAAATCATCACTCTCTGGCAGTAATCTATCATGCGCGATCGATCAATGGCTCTCTAAAAATGTCTCTGCCCCAGCCCACCACCCCCTGCCATAGCTCCACTTCCAGAGAGATGAGTTCATAAAGTGGGTGAAAGAGAGCGTTCTCCAGTAGCTCCTCTCAAACGTACTCACTTTTatcacacacacgtacactcAAAAAATGTCCATGGAAAAATTATTCTCagtaaaaaattataaattaaatatttctttacatgatattatttaacaaatatttaaacgaaTCGAgacatattaaaaaaatagcCGGGAATTGGTTATGGTTTTACAAGGTAAACGTGTCGTATGAGCAATATTTTGGTGCAACGACGCTATTGAACTACGCttcaattcaaataaataaattcgtttttctaaaaacataaaacaaaatatttgagtgttttgttaaaaaatattttaatatattcatAAGAAcatattgttattttaaaatacggtttcgaaaatcaaaaaccaATTTCTTGAAATTCAGTAGCGTGTTTCCCTCAGTGTAGAGTGGAGAGCGGGTGGAGAGCGCCATCAGAGCGCGATTTGGGGCCACTTCATGTGCCGATAAAAGCTGTCTTCACACGCTCACCGCTCGccactgaaaaaaaatttctGGAACGAGTCACACGCACCGCACGTTCCTCCGCAGaaaggcaataaaaacaataacaacataACTCGTCCTCGTCGAACAAATccgaatttaatttattattcccAAACAGAAATCATAAATTAATCAAAGCATTGTTACAACACAACAACGATTTTCGGACTCGGATTCTCTTCATTTTTTATTCGAGCGGAGAGTAAATAAAGTCAAGAAAACaagaggaagaggaagagcgGTAGGGagccaacaacaaaatgtgCCGCTGCTGTCAAAAGTGAGTAAACGCTACGAATTTCCCCCTACCCCACCACGCTTGACAACTTGCTCCGCATTCGAGCCAACAATTCACCTGGCTAACACACATTCCGAATTGCCTTTTCTttatccatttccatttgtaGCTGCTGGGAAGATTTCTACTGGAATTGCTTCGAGGAGCGTTTCTGCTACGACGAATCCATCGGTAAGTTTTTGAGCTTTTTTGATTTGGGCAGTTGACGGATACGGATACTCTGGTTACGGTTACCTGAAAATgagtacgagtacgagtacTTCGGCTACTGCCACTCAAATACTCACTCTCTTCGCAcgcctcacacacacacacatacaagaAACTAATAAGATCTTGAAACGCACAATGCTACGGCGATTTTTGCGCGATTTAACGTGTTTGGCATTTGAAATCGAGTACGAGTcgtaaaaggaaaaaataaaacacaagcTGATAAATCAGTTTTATGGCACTTTTGCCAAACTTGCATATAGAGTATCTTAAAAAGTTGCGCTTAAGTAAGCTGCGACAAGTTTTGTTTACATAAATGCTTGCATGTATAGAAAGgcaaaatagttttattattttatataaaaaaatgaataataataagtacTTAAAAGAATTTAACGATAGAATATTCCAGAGGTAGAGTTGGGCTTATAGCTTAGATCAAATTCGTTTCTGTAGAAGACTCACATTTtgtttgaaaatgaaattcaagGAGAGAAGACTCGGAAGTTTCtggaataaatttgtttataagaTTACGGTTTTTTCATTTACTAATTTCTGCTCTTTCTTTGCCTCTCAGCCAACTACAATCccgaggaggacgaggactACTTGGCGTCCAGGAAAAATGGCCAGATCATTGGACGCATACAACCGACATCGGTGGATAATAATAATTCGCTGACGGTGCCCCAACCGATTTGCGATCAGCCGCAAATGAGGCAGGGCAACTCGAGCTTGGGCCTGAGCCTAATGAGGTACTAATAGATAGATCAAATCCCAATCCAGAGATCGCATTTCGCACTTTGTTTGGTTGGCTGGCGATTAGCGATTAATTGGCATGCTCGTGTTGGCTTACTGTTGGCCATATCAATTGACATTATAACCAATATCTGTTTTCTTTGTGGCCCTTTTAGCGCCAAGATCCACGAGGAGGACTATCGTCGGGAGACACAGATCAATGTGCCCAACCTGGGACCGGAGATACTGGCGGTTTTTGCCAATTCGCAAATCTTCCAGGACCATCAGCCCACCAAGCTGAACCGGATCAGCACCAAGACCTATCTGGCCGGAATCCATTCGCCGAATCGCGAAATGCCGACAACTCCGCGGCTCAGCGATCAGGATCGATTGCTGCGACGTCTGGAAGGTAATGATGGCCCCAGTGGTGCACACACCCCACTTTTGGGTGGTGCTGCTAATGGTAAAAGCAGCGGCAAGAGCacccgcagcagcagcatcgtATCCAGCGGTGTGCCCAAGGTCAAGTTCTATCTGAACTGAACATCGATGGGTTTTGGGGTTCAATGGGTACTAGCAGTATTTGTGCCAAAGATTGAGGAACTCTCGCAATGCGGATATAATCAATTGGAGAGTGACCAATATCGCCAAAATGTGACTTAATATTATTAACTAATTAGCTGTAAGTGTTGCTACACAATATTCGATAGAGACAGCAATGCCAGTGCGACTGGCATTTAGTATTATCTATACTCCTAAGTAGCCTAATTTAAGTTAGCTTAAACGTTTACCATTTAAGTCTTAATTGTTGGACCTTGTAATTGTTTAGTCCTAAGCGACAAAGAGCAAACAGTATGATTTTCATAAagtttttaaacaaaattttcgCTTGGTTTTCACTTTTACGCTccacatattttatatatatttaggtGCTATTTAAATTGACTGACTACTGACTTCATCTTTACGTAAAAGTTCTGATTAATACAACATCGTCGTGCCTTTAAATCGCGCCTACCATCATTTTAGCAAATTGTTTTGTGCACTTTGAACAATTGCTTTGTTTGTCAAGTTGGCATTACTCAACAGCTTTTACTAATTGCATGGGACTGGGATCGCTTAGTCAAACATATTCACATTCTAAGCGTTCAGTTTTTCGATAGATTTCTCAGAAGTGGTTGAAATGATTTCACTGAGAATCTacgaaaatcaaataaagtcTTGGCTTATTAAAAAGGGAATCTAAAAAATGCATAAGCAATATATGAACAAATTTCGAAGACGATATGAAAAGCAAATTTCACATTTG
The sequence above is a segment of the Drosophila melanogaster chromosome 2L genome. Coding sequences within it:
- the CG17834 gene encoding uncharacterized protein, isoform F is translated as MCRCCQNCWEDFYWNCFEERFCYDESIANYNPEEDEDYLASRKNGQIIGRIQPTSVDNNNSLTVPQPICDQPQMRQGNSSLGLSLMSAKIHEEDYRRETQINVPNLGPEILAVFANSQIFQDHQPTKLNRISTKTYLAGIHSPNREMPTTPRLSDQDRLLRRLEGNDGPSGAHTPLLGGAANGKSSGKSTRSSSIVSSGVPKVKFYLN